From the Desulfohalovibrio reitneri genome, one window contains:
- a CDS encoding tetratricopeptide repeat protein, with protein sequence MRRHFRLFSALLLAAALFAPACAPKQAQQPETVAWRMDPQTAASYYYLVYMRELSKGNAQDAALALDQAIGLDPDPQLMVEAADLAWRMGRTEQARSYILQALREAPGNRLLIFRLADSFAAEGRHAEAAQVLATYLKERPEDATARLRLAQVLIDAGQPAESMDILQGIPEGERGSEAFYLMGRASARLNRTRVAEKMFKRSIEENPENIAPRAELALLYERQRELVLAEKVYAEMLQMEPENDEVRLRLIRLNLQLNNVDRALALALEGPERQDFILESARLFLAQGFGGEAAHLAEPLTTRKDPAPEVLLFQALLDFQWRDDPAAALRSLERIPDDVDFAGRVLHYKAHALFLLGDLDKALELTALGQEQYPDITEFWLVESWVHEDRGDIGKALVVMKEAVSRWPENTQLLYRLGALQHMAGKLEDSRANMERVIELDPDNVEALNFVGYLLAEQNRELERAEVLVRRALDRSPGAPHILDSMAWVLYRQGRLQEAWDYIRRAADSAESPVDPTIWEHYGDIASALGKTDEARRGYSKALEAGSRNAQEVRGKLQDLDRS encoded by the coding sequence CACTTCAGGCTCTTTTCCGCCCTGCTCCTGGCGGCCGCGCTGTTCGCGCCGGCCTGCGCGCCCAAACAGGCGCAACAGCCCGAGACCGTCGCCTGGCGGATGGACCCGCAAACAGCGGCCTCATACTACTACCTAGTGTACATGCGCGAACTGTCCAAGGGAAACGCCCAGGACGCAGCACTGGCCTTGGACCAGGCCATCGGGCTGGACCCCGACCCGCAGCTCATGGTGGAGGCGGCCGATTTGGCCTGGCGCATGGGGCGCACCGAACAGGCCAGGTCCTACATCCTGCAGGCTTTGCGGGAGGCGCCTGGCAACCGCCTGCTCATATTCCGCCTGGCCGACTCCTTCGCCGCCGAGGGCCGCCACGCCGAGGCGGCCCAGGTGCTGGCCACCTACCTCAAGGAACGGCCAGAGGACGCCACGGCACGGCTGCGACTGGCCCAGGTACTCATCGACGCCGGCCAGCCCGCCGAGTCAATGGACATCCTGCAGGGCATTCCCGAAGGGGAGCGCGGCAGCGAGGCCTTCTACCTCATGGGCCGGGCCAGCGCTCGGCTGAACCGCACGCGCGTGGCCGAGAAAATGTTCAAGCGCAGCATCGAGGAAAACCCGGAGAACATCGCCCCGCGCGCCGAGCTGGCCCTTCTGTACGAGCGGCAGCGCGAGCTGGTTCTGGCGGAGAAGGTCTACGCCGAAATGCTCCAAATGGAGCCGGAGAACGACGAGGTGCGCTTGCGCCTCATTCGTCTCAACCTCCAACTCAACAACGTGGACCGCGCCCTGGCTCTGGCCCTGGAAGGTCCGGAAAGGCAGGATTTCATTCTGGAATCGGCCCGGCTTTTCCTGGCCCAGGGCTTCGGCGGGGAAGCCGCCCATCTGGCCGAGCCCTTGACCACGCGGAAAGACCCCGCGCCCGAGGTGCTGCTCTTCCAGGCACTGCTGGATTTTCAGTGGCGCGACGACCCGGCCGCAGCCCTGCGCTCCCTGGAGCGCATTCCCGATGACGTGGACTTCGCCGGGCGGGTGCTGCACTACAAGGCGCACGCCCTTTTCCTGCTGGGCGATCTGGACAAGGCTTTGGAGCTGACCGCGTTGGGCCAGGAGCAATACCCGGACATCACCGAATTCTGGCTGGTGGAGTCCTGGGTTCACGAGGACCGTGGCGACATCGGCAAGGCCTTGGTGGTGATGAAAGAGGCGGTTTCCCGGTGGCCGGAGAACACCCAGCTTCTCTACCGGCTTGGCGCGCTGCAGCACATGGCGGGCAAGCTCGAGGATTCGCGCGCCAACATGGAGCGGGTCATCGAGCTGGACCCGGACAACGTGGAGGCGCTGAACTTCGTGGGCTACCTGCTGGCTGAGCAGAATCGCGAGCTGGAGCGGGCCGAGGTGCTGGTCCGCCGCGCCCTTGACCGCTCCCCCGGCGCTCCCCACATCCTCGACTCCATGGCCTGGGTGCTCTACCGCCAGGGCCGCCTTCAGGAGGCCTGGGACTACATTCGGCGGGCGGCCGACTCGGCCGAATCCCCTGTGGACCCCACCATCTGGGAGCACTACGGGGACATCGCCAGCGCCCTGGGCAAGACGGACGAGGCCCGCCGCGGATACTCCAAGGCCCTGGAGGCCGGATCCCGCAACGCCCAGGAAGTGCGGGGCAAGCTGCAAGACCTCGACAGGTCCTAA